AAGGATATTACTAATATTTTACGTGAACACCAAAGTGCTATACAGATCACTTGTCACTTTTAGATACATAGGAATCAACTAACATTTTCTTAACATAAATAAGAATGGGTCTTAACATAAATTATGATGTAGCTCCATTATACTTTCTGCATTTTTTCGATTTCTATGTCATACACCTGCATTTGAAATCATCCACACCGCGCCCGCGGTACCCCTGTACTTGTAAAATATAATCAACCTCATCTTTGTTGTTAACCCAACGTTAAACAATATTATTACTTTTTAAACAAACCAAGGTTTTCTATATCACAATTAACACGAACAAGGTTTCCTATATCATAAACGTTCTCTTTGTTATTAATCCAATGTTGACGTAGTTGCATCTTGATTTTGCTTTAAAAATAACGAAATTTGTTAACTTGTAGTTGATTGATTTTGCAACTACAAGGGTATGGttgtataaaatttaaaacgcttGGGTACAACGTATAAATCAATGAAACACAAAGATACAACGTAGAAAAACCCAAAAAGAATTCGCCGATAAAGGCTTAAATAGGAGCAGAGGGATATCCTGCAAAGAGTGTTTCGAAGAATTCCATAACAAATTCTCAGATAGTTCTTTTCTGATTTCTATAACTTTGAAGAATCATAACAAAAAATCATACAAATGATAGAAGGATCAATTACAAAGTTACAACAGTAGTACACAAAAGTAATGAAGTCTATTCCACACTTTGTATTGGGTTTGTCCCTTTGAAAAAAAGAACTGTAAAATTGTTCCTTTAAACACGATAAAGGCTTGTTTAATCCTGAGCCATAGTGCAATCAATTGCTTGCTTGCAAATTCCAGTCATAGTTGCCTCAGGGCCGTATACCTACACAAAGaggaaaaatatttaaaatgccgaaacaaaatttgattttttggaacaaagaataaaaatatttcaaaattgattttttttttccaacatAGAGGAGCTCAATTTAAGAACCTCACAACTGAAAAATACAGTGAACTTGATTTGAATATTTTACCTCGATAGGGACCCCAAGCTCCTCACCAAGTGCACGCATTTTCTTAAGACCTGTTTGATAGTTTGGACCTCCTCTTCTGACGAATAGATGCATTCTTGCTGCCTTCAGTTTAGATTCCTGCCAAATAGTTTCCCGAAAAAAAAGGGACAGCACGTAAGAACTAAAGAACGAAGACATTTGATTTAAGTGATCCAATTTTGGAATATGAGATTACCTTTTCTCTCAGGGCTCTAATGATTCCACTAAATGTAGCAGCGACGTCAGTAAAGTTAGCAATACCACCTCCTATCAGGAGAGCCCTTTTACGACCATCAGGATTTGCCGTGGCACACTGCAGCATGGATATTgttcttatttatttgtttgacaGAACACCAACTTAGAGAAAATAGTTTATGAAAAAGATCAAATGAATGAGACCCTTACATCAATAACTACCCGAGCGTAATTTAGAACCTCTTCTTCATTAGGAGCACCACTGTATTCAGCATAATTCCCAAGTTCTGATGCGTAACCTAAGTCTCCAACCTTTTAAGAAATTTAAGGAATCAACAAATACATCATATACACAAAACAATGATAAATTGATAACGAAAGACGGCTACAGAGATGCCATTTTAGTTATGAACTCACAGTGTCAGCATATATAACACTTGCACCACCTCCAGCAACCATGGTCCAAATGCGTCCTTTTGGATTCAAAATGGTGAATTTCAAGGATGCACTTGTCTGCAAGGTAAAACAAGAATTGTATACTTAACATTGATATTTGACCACCATATTGAGGCAAAATTTAACAAAAGCCAGAGATTGAAATATTTCAGTTCTAAAATAAGAAGTAAAAAGAATGTCATACTGGCAAAAGGAAATACTAAGTATAATCCCAATAAGATAGATTCTGATTGCAggaaagcaccagaaggtgttTGGTTGTACTTCAACTTGAGTTTACCAGTACACTAACTTCTATGGCTCTTTCCTAGTGGTCTCTACCAAACCAAccctaattaataatttattccGTATGTCAGTAAGTACATCAAAAGAAGAATTTAACAGACGGTCATACTCAGTAATAAGCTAATAACCATTGAACATCGTAGCATAAGATGCAGAACTCTAAACTAATTATCCACCAACAAGCACCTTTATATTTTCTCAAATATAAACTTTTAGACCAAATTTGTACAAGTTCGTTCCAACTTGTCAAGAAACATCCTAAATATAATATTTCGGGGCACTACTGTGTCAATAATAGGGGTTTGAGTTTGACCTCTCATGGATTCTCCTAGTTGGGTTTCTTCCTTCCTACCTGCTACAAGAAAGTAGCTCCACTTGCAATTTTAAAACGAAAAAAACGCAAGAGAGGCCTACGACAAAGGTTTTCCAGATTAAAGCAGAAATTGATCTCCCAAAATCACCAGCAACCTTAAGTATTTATGTCAACCTTGAATTTCTTCACCAACAACCTCAAGAGAATCAGACGGGTATTACGGAAGATTGGTTTGCTcaaaaccatcttttgataGAACTGTTTCGTTGAGTATTCAGCAAAGGAAGTATTGTCATAAACATTCAGAAAGACAGTATTCCAGCACTAAATTTCAGACATTAAGAATCATGTCACATACCTTTTCATCCAAAGAATGAATATAACCTTCAGTAGAGCTTAAAACTCGTCCGAAAGGTAATGGAAACTCTATGTCACCCCACCTACAGGGTGGAATTAATAAGCAAATGAATAATCTTTTCAGTCGATAAAATCTAGAATTGATTGATTTGATGTATATTCAAAAAACTTGGTTTACTTCTTAAAGTTCTTGAATGCAGCTGTATCATCAAGTTCTCCTCTCATGTCCAATGGATATGGTTCCCCATTAACCAATGTAAAGGGATTCATCTCCAGGAAACTAAAGTCAAGATCTGTAAGTCAAATAGATGAACGAATAAGGATAAAAGCCCCATAATATGGATGTCCAACACTAGTGGTAAACGGCAGAACACAAAATATGTACTTATTCAAGAATGATAAATGATTTTCTGTCTAGAAGATCTTAGAAAAGACAAAAATGAAAGCATGACAAATCATTCTAACATTTTCCAATCCTTCAATAAATCATACCTTGGAAAACTTCAAAGACAGCCTTGATGAAACTCCCGATTTTTCCGCGTATCTGTAAGAAAATGAAATCATAAGCACTAAATCAAAGTAAATCATAGAGTGCACTAGCAGTCTAGCACAATATATAAGCATAAGAGCCAATAAGAAAGTATAACCCATTGACACAGATGTATCGAAAGCATGATAGCACAGATGGCATCAGTGCTTAGTCACTAAGAATCATTTCCTATCTGCTAACAGCGGTTTATTTGTCCTTCCATAACCATTTTCAATTCTTGATACATAAGATAAAATCTTTCCAGCACGCAAAAGTCAGTGTgaagagatggaacctacctcCAAAGGAAGTGTAGCAATCAGTGGAGCACAAGTTTCACTAGTCAAAGGTTTCTCCGTTGGCAAAAATATAGTCTTAACCTGTAAATTTCAAGCACCAAAAGTTTACATGAGAAGCTAAACTAGAGGATACAATGATCTGATTAAGGAAGGTAAGAGCCTCAGTTCTGCCATACCTTGTCCCAGTTCTCTTCGATCTCAATACCACCACACTCGGAGAAACTTACAGTGCAACCAAGCCTTTCAGATACTATCGAGAGATAAAATTCCTGGTCGTGGGGAACAAATGGTTCAACAATAAACGTGGTGACAGGTGCCTTGCAACCTTCAATCTCGACCTGAAAGAAAACACTGACTGTCTTACTATAGAAGAACTTGCACTCAAAGCGAATAAGCAATAATGACGGTGTAAAAAAGTGACAGCCTACCTCTTTCCCTATACGTTCTTTTACAAACTCAGCAACTTGAGCCAAATCCAAATTCAAGGCCACAAGGCCACTCTTACCACGCTTACCAAAAAGCATATCTGGTTTCACAaccaaccttgatgaagaaagccATGTCTCCTCGTTCACCAGTTCAGTAAAGTCTGTGGATCCCGTTACCTGTATCATCATAAACCAATCATCACGTACGAACCAAAGAAACCTcaagggcatgcttggattgggTGTAATAGATTATGGGGGTAATAAACGTCAAACCACCTtaataaaaggacaatgaaggtgaattgaggtggttgcaaggagggtggtgtggtggtattgtgatgagaagttgtggtagtggtggtgttgtgaggagaagggaggaagggggAAGTTATTAGTTTATTACCCCAAATGAGGGATTGAGGAATTTAACCATACGGTTGCAAATTCAAGATCATTACTCAACATCAACTCAATGCCACTCACATCGATCCCAGGCGAAAAGCACAAGGAAATATGAATTATTACACATCAAATACAAGCAAATCTACAAGCTAAAAAAAACTAACCATGTCAACAAATCCCTGACCTTTCAGATAGCAAACAAGCTATACCTTCGAAAGATTGTCAAATTTCTTTTATTGGGTCAAAAGATTGTCAATGAATTCCAACCAAATCATGCATAGATTTATAAACAACTATAGAATTCTGATCAATTCTGATCAATTCCAATCAAGTTCAATTCACAAAGATCAAACAAAAACAGCCAGATCAAAGCCAAtgatccaaataaaaaaaataaaaataaaaaaacccaTCAAACAAGATAATCTAAAGAACACATTGATCTAATCTCATGAACTAATTGACAAAACGGTATCAAAGATATAGTTTTTAATCAACTTATCATACCAAAACAACAAGATTGGATCAAAGATGAGAGTAAGAAATTTACTTGAGCAGAGCAAATGGGTAATTCAATGGAAGCAATTCGTTTGAGATGTTGCTTAAGAAGTCTCTTGGAATCATACTCTCTGATCTTCTTTCTTGCCATATTTCCTCACAATTAACAagaaattagagagagaaaggtaGATGTGAGTTATGGTGAAGATAGAAGTGTGTCAACAATGAGCAGGCGTAAGGTGTAAGGTGTAAGGTGTTAGGTGTAGTTCTTAATATTCAAAGTTCACACAATATATTTGCCAGAAAGCAAGGTAGATGAGCGAAGCAAAGTCTGTAAATGTAGCAAAGTTTTGGCGTTCGTGTGAATTTTTTTGGGTAGTTGGGTCATCCGtcatctaaaaataaaaataaatggttttttttcataatatacACGAGATTTAACTTAATTCACCATCTTCCTTCAATACTTGCTCTAAAAAATTAACTTTCTAgtgagagaaaatgaaagaaaatgCTCTGAGAGAAAATGAGGAACTTTCTACGGAAGAATCTGATCTCATGCGCAGATCGAATAAAAAGTTCAAACGTCGAGAAGACGTGTTTGTTTCTGATGATATGGAGGACAATTGTTCTCATGTATCGCCTACTCCTGTAGTTGGCCATGGAGGTTTGACCAAGGTTGGGGTGTCGTATAGTCATGCAGCAGGAGGAAGGGGGATAACATCTGTGTTTCGAAATCCGCTCTGCTTGAATGAGGAGGACCATGAAGCCATTTCTGATGATGAAACTCCAGAGGAGACAGAAAAGGAGGATCCCCAATGCCCAACTATAGTGCTGTCAAAGGAAGAAAAAGTGAGGCTTAGGAAACCATGGCAAAATGCCCTCATTATCAAACTATTTGATAAAAGATTGAGGTATGATGATTTAATCAAAGTGCTAAGAATGAAATGGTCCCTAAAGGGAGACATTGCTCTAACAGATGTTGGATGTGCTTATTATATTGTACGGTTTACCAACATGGAGGACTATAACTTTGTGATGACACAAGGGCCATGGATGATTGGGGACAGCTACCTAACTATTAGGAAGTGGATTCCTAATTTTGTTCCAGATGAAGAACCAATTAAAGTGTTGACAGCTTGGGTACGAATTCCGAATTTATCGGTGGAGTATTTTGACAAAAGTTTTCTATATAAGATTGGCGGAAAGATTGGGCGAGTAATTAAGATTGACAAACATACAGAGTCAATGAATAGGGGGCAGTACATTCGTTTATGTGTGGAGATTGATATAACAAAGCCTCTACTGTCCAAATTCAGATTAAATGGAAGAGTCTGGGTGATTCAGTACGAGGGTCTTCGACAAATATGTTTTAAGTGTGGAAAGCTAGGGCATAAAGAAGAACAGTGCCCGTTATTTGTGCAACAGGGGCAGGAAATCCAAGCCAATAGCATAACTCCGAGTAATCCCATTAACAGAAATAAACTCTAAAGTAACATGGAGGAGCAATACGAGACATGGATAATTGTACAAAGACCGGCAAAGAGGAATAACCAGAAAGGCAAAGCCAGCAAAGTCCAAAATTCACAAGAGGAAAGTCAAAGGGGTAAACACACTACCCCTAACAAGGATGCTGAAAAGAAGGGACGAGACAATAACCAAGAACAATCAAAGGCA
This genomic stretch from Spinacia oleracea cultivar Varoflay chromosome 3, BTI_SOV_V1, whole genome shotgun sequence harbors:
- the LOC110775871 gene encoding ATP-citrate synthase alpha chain protein 2 codes for the protein MARKKIREYDSKRLLKQHLKRIASIELPICSAQVTGSTDFTELVNEETWLSSSRLVVKPDMLFGKRGKSGLVALNLDLAQVAEFVKERIGKEVEIEGCKAPVTTFIVEPFVPHDQEFYLSIVSERLGCTVSFSECGGIEIEENWDKVKTIFLPTEKPLTSETCAPLIATLPLEIRGKIGSFIKAVFEVFQDLDFSFLEMNPFTLVNGEPYPLDMRGELDDTAAFKNFKKWGDIEFPLPFGRVLSSTEGYIHSLDEKTSASLKFTILNPKGRIWTMVAGGGASVIYADTVGDLGYASELGNYAEYSGAPNEEEVLNYARVVIDCATANPDGRKRALLIGGGIANFTDVAATFSGIIRALREKESKLKAARMHLFVRRGGPNYQTGLKKMRALGEELGVPIEVYGPEATMTGICKQAIDCTMAQD